A genomic region of Arachis stenosperma cultivar V10309 chromosome 9, arast.V10309.gnm1.PFL2, whole genome shotgun sequence contains the following coding sequences:
- the LOC130949481 gene encoding early nodulin-75-like: MDTGVLFYEIDPPYIHKDPVRGEYYIYCAVSRIRNYVVRGRPFQYPIRTAYFNPDAPYDFPLSWLHPGGPGIPHPEEQMPPLPDYPPPPEPPLPDEPIPAQPIHEAPPAPFVLNEWGVPVLPPELDSLPGLIEPPVFDEQQGHEYDQIMEAPPPSLDCILFGSYPFMVPVASSGSSAITPAEEEDEEEEDPEEDPNFIVISSDSDDDEPDEAPAGEHHHSPGGFP; this comes from the coding sequence ATGGACACGGGAGTCCTATTCTACGAGATTGATCCACCGTACATCCACAAGGACCCGGTGCGCGGCGAGTATTACATCTACTGTGCGGTATCTCGTATCCGTAATTATGTAGTTCGTGGTAGACCTTTCCAGTACCCTATTAGGACAGCATACTTTAATCCTGATGCACCTTATGACTTTCCTTTATCTTGGTTACACCCCGGAGGTCCTGGGATACCTCATCCTGAGGAGCAGATGCCACCTCTACCTGACTATCCTCCTCCACCTGAACCTCCTCTACCTGATGAGCCTATACCTGCCCAGCCTATCCATGAGGCACCTCCTGCACCTTTTGTCCTTAATGAGTGGGGTGTTCCTGTGTTGCCACCCGAGCTTGATTCTTTACCTGGGCTGATCGAGCCTCCTGTCTTTGATGAGCAGCAGGGACATGAGTATGATCAGATCATGGAGGCACCACCTCCTTCTCTCGACTGTATTTTGTTTGGTAGCTATCCTTTTATGGTTCCTGTGGCCAGCAGTGGTTCCTCTGCTATCACTCCGGCAGAAGAAGAGgacgaggaagaagaagatcCCGAGGAAGATCCTAACTTCATAGTTATCTCCTCTGACAGCGATGACGATGAGCCAGACGAGGCACCAGCAGGCGAGCATCACCATTCGCCCGGTGGTTTTCCGTGA
- the LOC130949482 gene encoding uncharacterized protein LOC130949482, whose translation MDTGVLFYKIDPPYIHEDPVRGEYYIYYAVPRIRNYVVRGRPFQYPIRTAYFNPDAPYDFPLSWLHPGGPGIPHPEEQMPPPPDYPPPPEPPLPDEPIPVQPIHEAPLAPFVLDEWGVPVLPPELDPLPEPIEPLVFDEQ comes from the coding sequence ATGGACACGGGAGTCCTATTCTACAAGATTGATCCACCGTACATCCACGAGGACCCGGTGCGCGGCGAGTATTACATCTACTATGCGGTACCTCGTATCCGTAATTATGTAGTTCGTGGTAGACCTTTCCAGTACCCTATTAGGACAGCATACTTTAATCCTGATGCACCCTATGACTTTCCTTTATCTTGGTTACACCCCGGAGGACCTGGGATACCTCATCCTGAGGAGCAGATGCCACCTCCACCTGACTATCCTCCTCCACCTGAACCTCCTCTACCTGATGAGCCTATACCTGTCCAGCCTATCCATGAGGCACCTCTTGCACCTTTTGTCCTTGATGAGTGGGGTGTTCCTGTGTTGCCACCCGAGCTTGATCCTTTACCTGAGCCGATCGAGCCtcttgtctttgatgagcagtAG